Proteins co-encoded in one Brassica rapa cultivar Chiifu-401-42 chromosome A02, CAAS_Brap_v3.01, whole genome shotgun sequence genomic window:
- the LOC103850872 gene encoding flowering time control protein FY isoform X2, with protein MYGDSMQQQQQQLPPMHHPPMMRQPSASSTNINPDYHHSSAPNHFDSHVDGFGGKRMRKHTQRRAVDYTSTVVRYIQARTWQRDSRDMTSLQPTPAAAVDMLPPVAYSDNPSTSFAAKFVHSSLNKNRCSINCVVWTPSGRRLITGSQSGEFTLWNGQSFNFEMILQAHDQPIRSMVWSHNDIWMVSGDDGGTIKYWQSNMNNVKANRTAHKESVRGISFCKTDLKFCSCSDDTTVKVWDFAKCQEEISLTGHGWDVKCVDWHPTKSLLVSGGKDQLVKIWDTRTARELCSLHGHKNMVLSVKWNQNGNWLLTASKDQIVKLYDIRTMKELESFRGHKKDVTSLAWHPIHEEYFVSGSADGSICHWIIGHENPQIEISNAHDNSVWDLAWHPIGYLLCSGSNDHTTKFWSRNRPADNPRDALTMQNQGYNEQGFSNRMPDNFQPSEASPTPGAFVPGLTRNEGTIPGIGIAMPFDASSQGEHNQPLPGGMAPPLPPGPHPSLIGSSQQQGYQQQHHHQGHHPQQIPPMPNMPHLQRPPPSHMPLRPHHPRPMQMPPHMPPSSMPMTHQIPGPMGMQGGMNTQMSQGHYMGAPSGPFPGPPSSGGPPMYPQGRGFNRPQMMQGYNNPFQQPPPLPAGPPPNTNQQHQ; from the exons ATGTACGGAGATTCgatgcagcagcagcagcagcagcttccACCGATGCATCACCCGCCGATGATGCGTCAGCCCTCCGCCTCTTCCACCAACATTAACCCCGACTATCACCATTCCTCTGCTCCAAATCACTTCGACT CACATGTTGACGGTTTTGGGGGGAAACGAATGAGAAAGCATACACAGAGAAGAGCTGTTGATTACACGAGCACCGTTGTGAGATATATTCAGGCTCGAACTTGGCAGCGAGACTCAAGAGATATGACCTCTCTGCAACCAACACCAGCTGCAGCAGTTGAT ATGCTTCCCCCAGTTGCCTATTCAGATAATCCTTCGACAAGCTTTGCTGCCAAGTTTGTTCACTCATCTCTAAACAAGAATCGTTGTTCAATCAACTGTGTAGTG TGGACACCTTCAGGAAGACGTCTTATCACTGGCTCCCAAAGTGGGGAGTTTACTCTTTGGAATGGGCAGTCTTTCAATTTTGAGATGATTCTTCAG GCACATGATCAACCTATAAGGTCCATGGTGTGGAGCCACAATGACATTTGGATGGTTTCTGGTGATGATGGAGGCACGATAAa GTATTGGCAGAGCAATATGAACAATGTGAAGGCTAATAGAACTGCTCACAAGGAATCCGTTCGTGGTATAAG CTTCTGTAAAACAGATTTGAAGTTCTGTTCGTGTTCTGATGATACAACTGTTAAAGTGTGGGATTTTGCCAAGTGCCAAGAAGAAATTTCATTAACCG GCCATGGCTGGGATGTCAAGTGCGTCGACTGGCACCCCACAAAATCCCTACTAGTTTCTG GTGGAAAAGATCAACTTGTTAAAATATGGGATACTAGAACTGCAAGAGAGCTTTGCTCACT tcatGGTCACAAAAACATGGTGCTTAGTGTGAAGTGGAACCAAAATGGCAATTGGCTTTTAACAGCCTCGAAAGACCAAATAGTTAAG CTGTATGACATAAGGACTATGAAGGAGCTTGAATCGTTCCGTGGGCACAAGAAAGATGTAACAT CTTTGGCGTGGCATCCAATTCATGAAGAATACTTTGTCAGTGGGAGCGCTGACGGATCCATTTGTCATTGGATTATCGG GCATGAAAACCCGCAGATTGAAATCTCAAATGCTCATGATAACAGTGTTTGGGATCTTGCATGGCATCCTATTGGATATCTTCTTTGCAG TGGTAGCAATGATCACACAACCAAGTTTTGGTCCAGAAACAGGCCTGCAGACAATCCTCGAGATGCCCTTACTATGCAGAACCAAG GCTATAATGAACAAGGTTTTAGCAATCGCATGCCTGATAATTTCCAACCTTCCGAGGCATCGCCAACTCCTGGAGCATTTGTTCCTGGGCTGACCCGGAATGAGGGGACCATCCCAGGAATCGGAATAGCAATGCCGTTTGATGCATCCTCTCAAGGGGAACATAATCAACCTCTTCCAGGCGGTATGGCTCCTCCGCTGCCACCTGGTCCCCACCCATCGCTTATTGGAAGTAGCCAGCAGCAAGGGTATCAGCAACAACACCACCACCAAGGTCATCATCCCCAGCAAATCCCTCCAATGCCCAACATGCCTCATCTTCAGCGACCACCACCGTCTCATATGCCATTGCGTCCTCATCATCCCCGGCCTATGCAAATGCCTCCTCACATGCCACCTTCCTCAATGCCTATGACTCATCAGATACCTGGACCAATG GGAATGCAAGGAGGCATGAATACTCAGATGTCGCAAGGCCATTATATGGGTGCTCCTTCGGGTCCATTTCCAGGACCACCAAGCAGTGGTGGACCCCCAATGTATCCCCAAGGACGTGGTTTCAATCGTCCACAGATGATGCAAGGGTACAACAACCCTTTTCAACAG CCGCCGCCCTTACCTGCAGGCCCTCCACCAAACACCAATCAGCAACATCAGTAG
- the LOC103850871 gene encoding ATP synthase subunit O, mitochondrial yields MALAGRIRSGISFFKNISVSDARSYPRGGSLIPSLRDYATASAQNTVNVKVPIALVGESGNFASWLYIAAVKMNSLEKIETDLSELVEAMKASPIFAQFTKDPSVPRETRLAAIVDVCDKAKFAEPTKNFLSLLAENGKLKNLDVIVKKFMQLTTAHRGDVKVLVTTVMPLPPAEEKELKDTLQEIIGEGKKVTVEQKIDPSIYGGLIVEFQQKVLDMSIRTRAQQMERLLREPVDFTNL; encoded by the exons atggcgTTGGCTGGTCGTATCAGATCCGGAATCTCCTTCTTCAAGAACATCTCCGTCTCTGATGCTAGATCTTACCCCCGTGGAGGCTCGCTTATCCCTTCG TTGAGAGATTATGCAACTGCTTCTGCTCAGAACACCGTCAATGTTAAG GTGCCTATTGCTTTAGTTGGTGAATCTGGAAACTTTGCTTCGTGGCTGTACATCGCAGCTGTGAAAATGAACTCCTTGGAGAAGATTGAGACTGATCTCTCTGAGCTGGTTGAGGCTATGAAGGCTAGTCCTATTTTTGCGCAGTTTACTAAGGATCCCTCTGTTCCTAGAGAGACAAGACTCGCTGCTATTGTCGATGTTTGTGACAAAGCAAAGTTTGCTGAACCCACCAAGAACTTCCTCT CTTTGTTAGCTGAGAATGGGAAGCTGAAGAACCTAGACGTGATTGTGAAGAAATTCATGCAGCTGACAACAGCTCATAGAGGAGACGTAAAGGTTTTGGTTACCACAGTCATG CCGCTGCCTCCTGCTGAGGAGAAGGAGCTTAAGGATACACTTCAGGAGATAATTGGGGAAGGGAAGAAAGTAACCGTGGAACAAAAG ATTGATCCGAGTATCTATGGAGGGTTAATAGTAGAGTTTCAACAAAAGGTGCTGGACATGTCTATCAGGACAAGGGCGCAGCAGATGGAGAGGCTCCTCCGTGAACCTGTTGACTTCACCAACCTCTGA
- the LOC103850875 gene encoding ADP,ATP carrier protein 2, mitochondrial-like, producing MVEQTQQRSIFQKAASGQLMRSGVSQDIHGYASGFQRRATYGNYSNAAFQYPLAATSRIVATTTASPVFVQAPSEKGFSSFAIDFLMGGVSAAVSKTAAAPIERVKLLIQNQDEMLKAGRLSEPYKGIGDCFGRTIKDEGFGSLWRGNTANVIRYFPTQALNFAFKDYFKRLFNFKKDRDGYWKWFAGNLGSGGAAGASSLLFVYSLDYARTRLANDSKAAKKGGERQFNGLVDVYKKTLKSDGIAGLYRGFNISCVGIIVYRGLYFGLYDSLKPLLPADLQDSFFASFALGWLITNGAGLASYPIDTVRRRMMMTSGEAVKYKSSMDAFQQILKKEGPKSLFKGAGANILRAIAGAGVLSGYDKLQLLLLGKKYGSGSG from the exons ATGGTTGAACAGACTCAGCAACGTTCGATTTTCCAGAAGGCTGCTTCTGGCCAGCTCATGCGTTCTGGCGTTTctcaggacatccatggctacGCATCTGGTTTCCAGAGGCGCGCGACGTACGGAAACTACTCCAACGCTGCGTTTCAGTACCCTCTCGCGGCTACTTCCAGGATTGTGGCGACTACTACTGCTTCTCCTGTGTTCGTGCAAGCTCCAAGTGAGAAAGGATTCTCTAGCTTCGCTATTGATTTCTTGATGGGTGGTGTTTCCGCTGCTGTGTCTAAGACCGCCGCTGCTCCAATTGAGCGTGTGAAGCTTTTGATTCAGAACCAGGATGAGATGCTTAAGGCTGGTAGGTTATCTGAGCCTTACAAGGGTATTGGTGACTGTTTCGGCAGGACTATTAAGGATGAAGGGTTTGGTTCTTTGTGGAGAGGAAACACTGCTAACGTTATCCGTTACTTCCCCACTCAG GCATTGAACTTTGCATTCAAAGATTACTTCAAGAGGCTTTTCAACTTCAAGAAGGACAGGGATGGTTACTGGAAGTGGTTTGCTGGTAACTTGGGATCTGGAGGTGCTGCTGGTGCTTCTTCCCTTCTCTTTGTGTACTCTCTTGACTATGCACGTACCCGTCTCGCCAATGACTCCAAGGCAGCCAAGAAAGGAGGTGAAAGGCAGTTCAATGGTCTTGTTGATGTCTACAAGAAGACTCTCAAGTCTGATGGTATTGCTGGGCTTTACCGTGGATTCAACATCTCCTGTGTTGGTATCATTGTCTACCGTGGTCTCTACTTTGGTCTGTACGACTCTTTGAAGCCTCTCCTCCCTGCTGACCTCCAG GACAGTTTCTTCGCTTCCTTTGCCCTTGGATGGCTCATCACCAACGGTGCTGGTCTTGCATCTTACCCAATCGACACAGTCCGTAGAAGAATGATGATGACCTCCGGTGAAGCCGTGAAGTACAAGAGCTCCATGGATGCATTCCAACAGATCCTGAAGAAGGAAGGACCCAAGTCTCTGTTCAAGGGTGCTGGTGCCAACATCCTTCGTGCTATCGCAGGTGCTGGTGTGCTCTCTGGATACGACAAGCTCCAGTTACTTCTTCTTGGAAAGAAGTACGGATCTGGATCCGGTTAA
- the LOC103850872 gene encoding flowering time control protein FY isoform X1, with product MYGDSMQQQQQQLPPMHHPPMMRQPSASSTNINPDYHHSSAPNHFDSHVDGFGGKRMRKHTQRRAVDYTSTVVRYIQARTWQRDSRDMTSLQPTPAAAVDMLPPVAYSDNPSTSFAAKFVHSSLNKNRCSINCVVWTPSGRRLITGSQSGEFTLWNGQSFNFEMILQAHDQPIRSMVWSHNDIWMVSGDDGGTIKYWQSNMNNVKANRTAHKESVRGISFCKTDLKFCSCSDDTTVKVWDFAKCQEEISLTGHGWDVKCVDWHPTKSLLVSGGKDQLVKIWDTRTARELCSLHGHKNMVLSVKWNQNGNWLLTASKDQIVKLYDIRTMKELESFRGHKKDVTSLAWHPIHEEYFVSGSADGSICHWIIGHENPQIEISNAHDNSVWDLAWHPIGYLLCSGSNDHTTKFWSRNRPADNPRDALTMQNQGYNEQGFSNRMPDNFQPSEASPTPGAFVPGLTRNEGTIPGIGIAMPFDASSQGEHNQPLPGGMAPPLPPGPHPSLIGSSQQQGYQQQHHHQGHHPQQIPPMPNMPHLQRPPPSHMPLRPHHPRPMQMPPHMPPSSMPMTHQIPGPMGMQGGMNTQMSQGHYMGAPSGPFPGPPSSGGPPMYPQGRGFNRPQMMQGYNNPFQQQPPPLPAGPPPNTNQQHQ from the exons ATGTACGGAGATTCgatgcagcagcagcagcagcagcttccACCGATGCATCACCCGCCGATGATGCGTCAGCCCTCCGCCTCTTCCACCAACATTAACCCCGACTATCACCATTCCTCTGCTCCAAATCACTTCGACT CACATGTTGACGGTTTTGGGGGGAAACGAATGAGAAAGCATACACAGAGAAGAGCTGTTGATTACACGAGCACCGTTGTGAGATATATTCAGGCTCGAACTTGGCAGCGAGACTCAAGAGATATGACCTCTCTGCAACCAACACCAGCTGCAGCAGTTGAT ATGCTTCCCCCAGTTGCCTATTCAGATAATCCTTCGACAAGCTTTGCTGCCAAGTTTGTTCACTCATCTCTAAACAAGAATCGTTGTTCAATCAACTGTGTAGTG TGGACACCTTCAGGAAGACGTCTTATCACTGGCTCCCAAAGTGGGGAGTTTACTCTTTGGAATGGGCAGTCTTTCAATTTTGAGATGATTCTTCAG GCACATGATCAACCTATAAGGTCCATGGTGTGGAGCCACAATGACATTTGGATGGTTTCTGGTGATGATGGAGGCACGATAAa GTATTGGCAGAGCAATATGAACAATGTGAAGGCTAATAGAACTGCTCACAAGGAATCCGTTCGTGGTATAAG CTTCTGTAAAACAGATTTGAAGTTCTGTTCGTGTTCTGATGATACAACTGTTAAAGTGTGGGATTTTGCCAAGTGCCAAGAAGAAATTTCATTAACCG GCCATGGCTGGGATGTCAAGTGCGTCGACTGGCACCCCACAAAATCCCTACTAGTTTCTG GTGGAAAAGATCAACTTGTTAAAATATGGGATACTAGAACTGCAAGAGAGCTTTGCTCACT tcatGGTCACAAAAACATGGTGCTTAGTGTGAAGTGGAACCAAAATGGCAATTGGCTTTTAACAGCCTCGAAAGACCAAATAGTTAAG CTGTATGACATAAGGACTATGAAGGAGCTTGAATCGTTCCGTGGGCACAAGAAAGATGTAACAT CTTTGGCGTGGCATCCAATTCATGAAGAATACTTTGTCAGTGGGAGCGCTGACGGATCCATTTGTCATTGGATTATCGG GCATGAAAACCCGCAGATTGAAATCTCAAATGCTCATGATAACAGTGTTTGGGATCTTGCATGGCATCCTATTGGATATCTTCTTTGCAG TGGTAGCAATGATCACACAACCAAGTTTTGGTCCAGAAACAGGCCTGCAGACAATCCTCGAGATGCCCTTACTATGCAGAACCAAG GCTATAATGAACAAGGTTTTAGCAATCGCATGCCTGATAATTTCCAACCTTCCGAGGCATCGCCAACTCCTGGAGCATTTGTTCCTGGGCTGACCCGGAATGAGGGGACCATCCCAGGAATCGGAATAGCAATGCCGTTTGATGCATCCTCTCAAGGGGAACATAATCAACCTCTTCCAGGCGGTATGGCTCCTCCGCTGCCACCTGGTCCCCACCCATCGCTTATTGGAAGTAGCCAGCAGCAAGGGTATCAGCAACAACACCACCACCAAGGTCATCATCCCCAGCAAATCCCTCCAATGCCCAACATGCCTCATCTTCAGCGACCACCACCGTCTCATATGCCATTGCGTCCTCATCATCCCCGGCCTATGCAAATGCCTCCTCACATGCCACCTTCCTCAATGCCTATGACTCATCAGATACCTGGACCAATG GGAATGCAAGGAGGCATGAATACTCAGATGTCGCAAGGCCATTATATGGGTGCTCCTTCGGGTCCATTTCCAGGACCACCAAGCAGTGGTGGACCCCCAATGTATCCCCAAGGACGTGGTTTCAATCGTCCACAGATGATGCAAGGGTACAACAACCCTTTTCAACAG CAGCCGCCGCCCTTACCTGCAGGCCCTCCACCAAACACCAATCAGCAACATCAGTAG
- the LOC103850874 gene encoding protein IQ-DOMAIN 1, whose protein sequence is MGKKKGLFTILKRIFISESHSDKKEKRRRWIFWKVKVNKRLPSITAPPENGTRHEEHKEESVADVDEASYVSCSPQLDSIEKLETADLVAQYQMFLNKEEEVLAATRIQTAFRGYLARKALRALKGIVKLQAYIRGRAVRRQAMTTLKCLQSVVNIQSQVCASRTQLPRGSHRDYEESNTSHMFSENTLKVDTNGQKRWDDSLLTKEEAKAVVMSKREASLRRERTKEYAVTHRKSAESYQKRDRNTKWKYWLDEWVDTQRTKSKELEDLDLSLKPKPKDETMNKTPRNSSPRRLASFNNNHRRQVSISEEEEQNPGGAVTVVTPTYMVATESAKAKSRSLMSSPRIRSRSFDTQLESYSPYKNKMCLTSSVMSEAPNKVRVSAYQQRSPGLRGF, encoded by the exons ATGGGAAAGAAGAAGGGATTATTCACTATATTGAAAAGGATTTTTATTTCAGAATCTCATTCAGATAag aaagagaagagaagaagatggatATTTTGGAAGGTTAAGGTTAATAAAAGATTACCTTCCATTACAGCACCTCCAGAGAACGGGACAAGACACGAGGAACACAAGGAGGAAAGTGTGGCAGATGTGGATGAAGCCAGTTATGTATCATGTAGTCCACAGTTAGATTCCATAGAAAAGTTAGAAACTGCTGATCTGGTAGCCCAGTATCAAATGTTTCTAAATAAAGAGGAAGAAGTTCTCGCTGCTACTAGGATTCAGACAGCTTTCCGAGGTTATCTT GCAAGGAAAGCTCTACGTGCGTTGAAAGGAATAGTGAAACTCCAAGCATATATAAGAGGTCGTGCAGTGAGACGCCAAGCAATGACTACACTAAAATGCTTGCAATCTGTTGTCAACATTCAATCACAGGTCTGCGCTAGTAGAACACAACTTCCCAGAGGCTCTCACAGAGATTACGAAGAGAGCAATACATCTCACATGTTCAGCGAGAACACACTCAAG GTGGACACAAATGGTCAGAAGAGATGGGACGATAGTCTTTTAACAAAGGAAGAGGCCAAAGCTGTGGTCATGAGCAAGAGAGAAGCTTCTctaagaagagaaaggaccaaAGAATATGCAGTCACCCACCGG AAATCTGCGGAGTCATACCAGAAACGGGATCGTAACACGAAGTGGAAGTACTGGTTAGATGAATGGGTAGACACACAAAGAACTAAGAGCAAGGAGCTAGAAGATCTCGACTTGTCTTTAAAACCAAAACCCAAAGACGAAACAATGAATAAAACTCCAAGGAACTCATCACCAAGAAGATTGGCGAGTTTTAATAATAATCATAGAAGACAAGTTTCGATAAGTGAAGAGGAAGAACAGAACCCTGGTGGTGCGGTCACTGTCGTTACACCAACTTACATGGTTGCAACAGAGTCAGCAAAGGCAAAGTCAAGATCTCTCATGAGCTCCCCGAGGATAAGATCGAGAAGTTTTGACACGCAGTTAGAGAGTTACTCCCCGTATAAGAACAAGATGTGCCTGACGAGTTCGGTAATGAGTGAAGCGCCAAACAAAGTGAGGGTAAGTGCATACCAGCAACGGTCTCCAGGGCTAAGGGGATTTTAA
- the LOC103850868 gene encoding cytochrome b-c1 complex subunit Rieske-2, mitochondrial, with the protein MLRVAGRRLLSLQQRSSTATSFVLSRDHTISKEGGEDSTRSAAPSADLSCFSSYHRSLLRGFSSQVITQGNEIGFASEVPATVEAVKTPNSKIVYDDHNHERYPPGDPSKRAFAYFVLSGGRFVYASVLRLLVLKLIVSMSASKDVLALASLEVDLGSIEPGTTVTVKWRGKPVFIRRRTEDDIKLANSVDLGSLRDPQEDSVRVKNPEWLVVVGVCTHLGCIPLPNAGDYGGWFCPCHGSHYDISGRIRKGPAPYNLEVPTYSFLEENKLLIG; encoded by the exons ATGCTGCGAGTTGCAGGGAGGAGGCTTTTGTCTCTTCAGCAGAGATCTTCCACCGCGACCTCCTTCGTCCTTTCCAGAGATCACACCATCTCCAAAGAAGGCGGCGAGGACTCCACCAGATCTGCTGCTCCTTCTGCGGATCTTTCATGTTTCAGTTCTTACCACCGGAGTCTTTTGAGAG GTTTCTCTTCTCAAGTCATTACTCAAGGAAACGAGATAGGTTTTGCTTCTGAAGTCCCAGCCACCGTTGAGGCTGTCAAGACACCTAACTCAAAGATTGTGTATGATGACCACAACCATGAGCGTTACCCACCTGGTGACCCTAGCAAGCGTGCCTTCGCCTATTTCGTCCTGTCTGGTGGGAGGTTTGTCTACGCCTCTGTTCTCCGCCTTCTTGTCCTGAAGCTCATTGTCAGCATGTCCGCGAGTAAAGATGTCCTTGCCCTTGCATCCCTCGAGGTCGACCTTGGGAGCATCGAGCCGGGAACTACTGTGACAGTGAAGTGGCGTGGAAAGCCTGTCTTTATTAGACGTAGAACGGAAGATGACATCAAGCTGGCTAACAGTGTGGATCTTGGATCTCTGAGAGACCCGCAAGAGGACTCCGTGAGGGTGAAGAATCCGGAATGGTTGGTGGTGGTTGGGGTCTGCACTCATTTGGGGTGCATCCCTTTGCCTAATGCTGGTGACTATGGTGGCTGGTTTTGCCCGTGTCACGGTTCGCATTACGACATCTCTGGAAGGATCAGGAAAGGTCCTGCACCTTACAACTTGGAAGTACCAACTTACAGCTTCTTGGAAGAGAACAAGTTACTCATTGGTTGA
- the LOC103850873 gene encoding uncharacterized protein LOC103850873, whose product MIAWDCEQCIYLHTFPTVTCWECHTHMSIIKPSIIRFSFVSLNFICLNCTKTMLGMKYLICRIFFFLIFFLNTILDLFLVFCSYYIKGVLEAQARLKRHRFEQGVKEGMSLVDYDDSSSDDDVLPAAEHKAALPQPPQQKPSPSKSRRTLNEKEESEGLPQLPDALLLLESPTLTHASGGGDHASVVAAAMRKRELNGNSSSLPRRPKVPRGALPHSKNIPDTSGNLLVPPQLKGRSNVATEDMSRLFVKKRQESSKATSPNQD is encoded by the exons ATGATTGCGTGGGATTGTGAACAATGTATATACTTACATACGTTTCCAACTGTGACTTGTTGGGAATGTCACACTCACATGTCTATCATCAAACCTTCTATAattcgtttttcttttgtttcactcaacttcatttgtttAAACTGCACAAAGACAATGTTAGGcatgaaatatttaatttgtagaatttttttctttttaattttttttttaaatacgatATTAGACCTCTTCTTGGTTTTTTGTTCTTATTACATTAAAGGAGTGTTGGAGGCGCAAGCACGACTAAAGCGACACCGTTTCGAGCAAGGCGTGAAGGAAGGTATGTCACTGGTAGACTACGACGATTCTTCATCCGACGACGATGTCTTACCCGCGGCGGAGCACAAGGCAGCTTTGCCACAACCACCGCAACAAAAACCCTCTCCCTCGAAATCACG gagGACTTTGAATGAGAAGGAAGAAAGTGAGGGACTTCCTCAGCTACCAGATGCTTTGCTTCTTCTGGAGTCACCAACGCTTACACATGCGAGTGGCGGTGGTGACCATGCTTCCGTTGTTGCAGCTGCAATGCGAAAACGAGAGTTAAATGGgaactcttcttctcttcctcgtCGTCCCAAGGTGCCAAGAGGAGCTTTGCCTCACTCCAAGAATATTCCAGACACTTCGGGTAACCTGCTTGTGCCTCCTCAGCTCAAAGGAAG GAGCAATGTTGCCACAGAAGATATGAGCAGGCTTTTTGTGAAGAAACGGCAAGAGTCCTCCAAGGCAACATCTCCTAATCaggattag
- the LOC103850878 gene encoding hydroxyproline O-arabinosyltransferase 3-like, with product MGKVSTLLLFLLPFCFFLFTYNLLNLIIHNRSGVINLDASPLLDPLPHRKAKTSSPLLFHVAVTASDSLYNKWQCRIMYYWYKQKKALPRSDMGGFTRILHSGTTDNLMDEIPTFVVDPLSPGLDQGYVVLNRPWAFVQWLERATIKEDYVLMAEPDHIFVNPLPNLAVGGSPAAFPFFYITPQKFKNIVRKYYPVEMGPVTNIDPIGSSPVIISKKSLEKITPTWMNISLTMKHDPDTDKAFGWVLEMYGYAIASALHGVRHMLRRDLMLQPPWDLSTKAMFIIHYTYACDYNMKGELTYGKIGEWRFDKRLYLRGPPPRNISMPPPGVPESVVTLVKMLNEATSNIPNWDTL from the exons ATGGGAAAAGTATCGACTCTGCTTCTCTTTCTcttgcctttctgcttctttCTTTTTACGTATAATCTCCTCAACCTTATTATCCACAATAGATCTGGTGTCATTAATTTAGATGCAAGTCCACTTCTAGATCCTCTGCCTCATAGAAAGGCCAAAACCTCTTCACCATTACTATTTCATGTTGCCGTAACAGCTTCAGATTCTCTTTACAATAAGTGGCAGTGTCGTATAATGTATTATTGGTACAAACAGAAGAAAGCTCTTCCCCGTTCAGACATGGGAGGCTTCACTCGCATTTTGCATTCTGGTACAACCGATAACTTGATGGATGAGATACCAACATTTGTCGTTGATCCTCTTTCCCCAGGTCTTGATCAG GGGTATGTTGTCTTAAATAGACCGTGGGCATTCGTGCAATGGCTTGAAAGAGCTACCATAAAGGAAGA CTATGTCCTTATGGCAGAGCCTGATCATATATTTGTTAACCCTCTTCCCAATTTGGCTGTTGGAGGATCACCAGCAGCTTTTCCGTTTTTCTATATCACACCTCAAAAGTTCAAGAACATAGTTAGAAAGTATTATCCAGTGGAGATGGGACCTGTGACAAATATTGATCCCATTGGCAGTTCTCCTGTTATCATAAGCAAG AAATCACTTGAGAAGATTACTCCTACATGGATGAATATCTCCCTGACAATGAAACATGATCCAGACACTGATAAGGCATTTGGATGGGTTCTAGAAAT GTACGGTTACGCAATTGCATCTGCTCTGCATGGGGTGCGGCACATGCTAAGGAGGGATCTCATGCTTCAG CCTCCATGGGATTTGTCTACCAAGGCGATGTTTATTATCCACTACACTTATGCATGCGATTACAACATGAAG GGTGAGCTGACATATGGCAAAATAGGAGAGTGGCGATTTGATAAGAGATTATATCTGAGAGGTCCCCCTCCGAGGAACATCTCTATGCCGCCTCCCGGTGTTCCAGAGAGTGTG GTGACTCTTGTGAAGATGTTGAACGAAGCTACATCAAATATCCCTAACTGGGACACTCTCTAA
- the LOC103850869 gene encoding cytochrome b-c1 complex subunit Rieske-1, mitochondrial: MLRVAGRRLFSLSQRSSTVSSFALSRDHTLSDGGGSSSSPPRSVPSTDLSRFDSYHRSLIRGFSSQVLTQGNEVGFGSEPATVEAVKTPNSKIVYDDHNHERYPPGDPSKRAFAYFVLSGGRFVYASVLRLLVLKLIVSMSASKDVLALASLEVDLGSIEPGTTVTVKWRGKPVFIRRRTEDDIKLANSVDLGSLRDPQEDSVRVKNPEWLVVVGVCTHLGCIPLPNAGDYGGWFCPCHGSHYDISGRIRKGPAPYNLEVPTYSFLEENKLLIG, encoded by the exons ATGCTGCGAGTAGCAGGAAGGAGGCTCTTTTCTCTTTCGCAGAGATCTTCCACCGTTTCCTCCTTCGCCCTTTCCCGAGACCATACCCTCTCCGATGGCGGCGGCTCCTCCTCTTCACCTCCCAGATCCGTCCCCTCTACCGATCTCTCACGTTTCGATTCTTACCACAGGAGTCTCATAAGAG GTTTTTCTTCTCAAGTCCTTACTCAAGGAAACGAGGTTGGTTTTGGTTCTGAACCTGCCACTGTTGAGGCTGTCAAGACACCTAACTCGAAGATTGTGTACGATGACCACAACCATGAGCGTTACCCACCTGGTGACCCTAGCAAGCGTGCCTTCGCCTATTTCGTCTTGTCTGGTGGGAGGTTTGTTTACGCCTCTGTTCTCCGCCTTCTTGTCCTGAAGCTCATTGTCAGCATGTCCGCGAGTAAAGATGTCCTTGCACTTGCATCCCTCGAGGTCGACCTCGGTAGCATCGAGCCTGGAACTACTGTGACAGTGAAGTGGCGTGGAAAGCCAGTGTTCATCAGGAGAAGAACAGAGGACGACATCAAGCTGGCTAACAGCGTGGATCTTGGATCTTTGAGGGACCCGCAAGAGGACTCGGTTAGAGTCAAGAATCCGGAATGGTTAGTGGTGGTTGGAGTCTGCACTCACTTGGGGTGCATCCCGTTGCCTAATGCTGGTGACTACGGTGGTTGGTTTTGCCCGTGTCACGGATCGCATTACGATATCTCTGGAAGGATTAGGAAAGGTCCTGCACCGTATAACCTGGAGGTACCAACCTACAGCTTCCTGGAAGAGAACAAGTTACTCATTGGttga